The genomic DNA TATCTCATTAATGTTAAACTGTCTTTCGTTCTTAGTAGTTTACTGCTAACAAAGAATGGAGCGAGACACGCATTTTGAAAAACAGAACATCCTACGGTATAGATGTCTTCTATCGTGAACAAAATAAGACATTGAATGTGTAACCAGAAGTACATCCAGACTGTTGACACCCAACCGATATACCATTGATTCTATACAGCAAAAATGAATCAGtccaaacattttattttccattgctGTTATCTGTCAACGATACTGacaaaagaattaataaaacgATGTATTATAAGGTCATGTCTTCTAGATCTGTGCCACACACTTCCATATATTTGCAAATTCTTATCAATAGGAAAAGTAGTGTCTAAACACAATGTTTGAGAAATTAAATAGCGTTTAAGTTCTTGCAATTGATATATCGTTATGTGCTTTTCTTCTTAACACCGGTATCCCAAAGATAAGGTGTCGGAATGTATCGTTATGGACGCTTGgctgtaattataaatttatgATTGTAGAATATAGCTGTAATTTAtctcactgttattattattttgaatgtttttattcatacatacatacatgcacgaaCACCGGCccgactacacacacacacacacgcacacacacacacgcgcgcgcacacacacacacacacacacacacacacacatatatatattatatatatatatatatatatatatatatatatatataattattatatatatatatatatatatatatatatatatatatatatatatatatatatataactataatatctcAATGTTCTCCACAATGAAAACGGAGAAACCCGGGGGAAAAGGAAATAGAGTTCAATAGCAATATACTGTGTTTGCCATACATGCCAGCCTTGGATCATGGTATTATCCACCCGCTTGAATTACTAAATGTGACTGTTGAATTTTCATATCGCATTACCATTGGCAGAACATTAATAAGAAACAGTCCTATATACGACAACGGTGTAAAATACAAAATTCCTTGTGgttgtaataaattttatattggaCAATCAACAAAAACTGATGCGAAACGGACTGCACAGCATAAGTAATATCGGTACTGATCAGAGAAATAGTGCCATTAGTAAACGTGCTAGAGAATGTTTTTATCCTTTTCAGTGATCTCAAGCAGGAATTTTGTTCAGAAACAATAATTTTATAGAGAGGAATCTTATAGAAACTGCTTGTATTCAATATACTGAAAACAATCATTTTAATGGCAGTATAGTCTTATTCAAAACAGACCCGCTCTttctacatataataaaaaaatcagtacatATTTAGTAATATATTGACTTAGGTTTCACTTATTTACCTATTTAGCCTCATTATACTTAACCTTTTCTGTTGGACGAACTACGTACtagtccatttattttttatcctgtAACAGTTGTAACCACCGTTAACCATTTTTAcctgtttatattttatgtaaacatTTGTCCGGTGTATGTTTTTCTTAAACTGATTAGTCAATAAAGTTCCCCGTAAGAGGCCTGATGGAAGGAGAAACTGTTGGGACAAattaagaactctctctctctctctctctctctctctctctctctctctctctctctctctctctctctcctttatttccATTGTGGAGTACATTGAGATATTTCATCTTCGTGATTGagaagaatacatacatacatacatatacatacatacatacatacatacatatatatatatatatatatatatatatatatagatagatatattttatatatatatatatatatatatatatatatatactatatatatatatattcttctcaaTCACGAAGATAAAATATCTCACTGTACTcacaatggaaatataaaaatacacacacacacacacacacacacacacatatatatatagagaatatatatatatagatatatattatatatataatatatacataaaggtgtGCATGTAGGTaatgtatttatgtttgtatgtatgtatgtgacccTTATGTCTGAGCACTGCGTGACATTTAACTTATTCCAGAATCTAAAGATTCATTTTGCTTATTAATACGTTTATTTCTCTGTTTTTGCAGGAGTATTGACGATGCTACACCGGTAATGTTAATCGTGTTCTTGCTCTTCGCTCTCCCTTCTAGATTTGAAGTGCCATGGAGTAAAGATTACAAAAGTGAGTTTTGAAGAAGTAAATGTATTCTTTAACAGTACTGTCATGCTTTTAAGTTTGTCTAGTAAgcgattgtttgtatggtgtttttacgtttcatggaaccagtggttattcagcaacgggaccaacggctttacgtgactttcgaaccacgttgagagtgaacttctatcaccagaaatacacctctctcacacctcaatggaatgcccgagaatcgaactagtaAGCGATTGTAACGCATAAGAATGTTTGTAAAGCCTTCCGGTCTCGCAGCAATCGTTAAGAGAGATTCGGCGTTCTTACGGATTATAACATTAGTAAGCGATTGTAACGCATAAGAATGTTATAATCCGTAAGAACGCCGAATCTCTCCAAACGATTGCTGTGAGACTAGAAGGCTTTACATTCTGGCGCAACTCTCCCAAAATGAGATGCGTGAACTTCTCATTTTTGCAGATGTTAGGACAAACATCATTTGACATCGCATCAATAATCCATAGTGGGACGCgcgtcttccaaaaagcatttACGCCAAGGATGAACTTCTGATGTTCCAACTACTGATCTAAAGGattatgaaaataactgaaaaatttgGTCATAACGGGAGTCAATGTCCAGACACGTGTGGTACTGAACCTCACAAAAGAACAATTGAAAAATGCAcagaggtttcttcggcgcaatcgagtgttctatacagcgtgtaatcaaggccacccacaatagatctatctttcgatggtctccGTATAATGTATGAGTCCGGAGGCAGACAAAGCCacctaaatagttttctttttcagaaaactaaaaggcatTACAGTTAGAATGAACTGCTCTAATTTTGGATGGTGGATGGTAAAGCCTTGAAAGATCTGAATAAAAATTGTGATCAGCATTCACAATGAGCTAACTGAACATCTGCCAGAGATGGATATGGTTAACATTTCAAGATTTGATGCAGCTGCTGAAGATCAAACAGAGTAAGAGaatcaaaacatgaaaaaaaatacccGAATGAAAAGAGGACAGACAGGTCTCCAAAAACCTTGAAAAACATTCCCTGTATACAAGTTTTTTGTGCAATTAAAGAAGGGTTGAAAGGATATGTTTTTCAAAAGTGCATTTTTAATTCACAAATACTGTACAGTTTTCTCCATCCAAATGTACAAGATGTTTGAAACACTCAGTTGACCAAAAGGCATTATTCTATTTTTGTTTGATGACTTCAAACCTAAGCGCAGATAGACTTGCAGCTGGTGTTACTAATGGTAGGACACCTCTAGAAGTCTGTCAATCTTTTGATGGTCTTCCGTTTATAAAGAAGCTTATTTAAGATTCTTTATAATTGTTGGGGGTCTCAAACCACAGCACCACGTAAATATGTCGCTAAAGTTTCACGCTGGCTGTAAATCATGGAATGGAACTGTACAGCTGTGAAAATGCCTGGAAATAATACTACCCTCCTAACCATAATGAAATTAAATGAGTTTCCAACAGAAATTTTTGCTGTGTTCCCTGCAGGAAAGATTTTCATAATATAAACCAGTGATCAAGCTTAGCTTGAATGTTTCATATTAGGCTAAAAGGCATAAGGCATATAATTATTGGCAAGCAAATTAAGTTCAATATAAGGACACTAAATCACACCTGGCTGAAATTCTAGACTCAGTAAAATCTCCAAAGAAACAAGGAGACTTCATACATTTTCTGAGAAAAAATGGAGCCAGAAAATCCTCACTGATTATTTAACAGTGAGAAACTGTTAGCCATCTTTAAGGAGAATGCCAAGCCACTTTACAGTGCTTTTGGGCTACACAATCTCTGTCTGAAGTTCTTAGTCTAATCCCGTAGTGCCTACATACTAAGAGCAATTGCAGGAATGGAACGGAATATGGAGTTCAGGCCACGGGCCAAACGCTAGGGCctaaaaggtcattcagcgctgaaacggatattaaCTGTAaggaggcttgaaaggtgtacagtgcactataaaacaattgttggagagggtggaaagtcagatggaagaaagccAATGTGAAcacaggtacagtaaaaggaccgaaagaggttgcagctagggtctggagggacgctacaaagaaccttaagtaatgcctgaaGTGTGCACCCCgtgacggcactaccccgttATAGGGAAGAGCAATTGCATGCTATAGCTCCTTTACAGCTCACCGACATCCACATTCCACACTGTCAAAATTCTCTTTACCAGAaggctttcattccttttacgctAAAATTGTGGAATGATCTTTCCGGCAATATCACCGATACCGCGGTGCTCAATTTAGAACAGGTTATAAAACttatttataatttcattctTAGTGTTTTCTGTTTTCATATAGGGGCATTCTGTTGTGTGTAAGCCTGCTTTATACAGTAATTTTACGGCCTTTCAGGAGTGCTCCAATGAAAGTTTGCTCATTTTCAAAAGAACAATTTCATTAAGACAGAAATGACGACTTCTGTAAATCACACATTAGAGGTGACTTTATACCAAGATCAACAACGATATATTTTTGCCCTAAGGTCTCCCAGCTGCCACTTCAACAGTGATCAATTCGTTCAAACCtcaacttttttccactttttcccCAGACAATCCACCGAAAAAAGGACCTCAACCCTGCTTGACTTGGGCGCCAGTACACGAGAAAATTCCGTGGAATGTTGTGCTTCTTCTGGGAGGAGGTTTTGCCATCGCGGAGGCTGCTAAGCAATCGGGGCTCTCGGCTTGGCTTGGTGTGCAGTTTGAAGGACTTCAGGTGCTGCCTAAGGAGGCCATTGTCCTGCTGATCTCCCTTTTGACAGCCATGATAACTGAGGTTGCTTCCAACACAGCCACGGCCTCAGTTCTTCTTCCAGTTCTCAAGGAAATGGtaaaaacatcatcatcatcatcatctctctctctctctctctctctctctctctctctctctctctctctctcaagtaattaATTCGAAATTTCTACATTCAGGTACGTCCGTCTGTTTTTTCTAAATCTATTAccggaaaaataaaaaggttataGACGGAATTCAGTGAAACCTTTAATGATCAGAGACCAATGAGGCCTAAGACGAGAATGCCTAGTAGATGCTAAAACaggacaaataaataattttcattcgtATCTCAAgacaatattttttcatattgtatttgtaacatctacaaaacaaatttCCCAATCTGTACAGGAAAATTCAGCTACTGTGTGCCACAAACATATCTGAATCTGTAAACTTTTGCAGACCGGAAAAAAATGCAATCATTTCTTGTGTGTTTGCAGCAATGCATTTTCTTTGAAAGCTTTCTATTCGCGGTAAaacagtttaaccagatcactgagacTGTCAACTCCCCTGGGGCTTGTAACAAGAAAAGCTAGGCACATGAGTTGATCATCACTGTTTAAGGTAACAAAATTTCTTGATAGTTCCCACGACATAtaaacaattattgttaataaggaaatgaaagtgaTAATAAGTGGATAAGTACGTCTGGCCACGACCTGGGGAATGAAACTCGGAAATTCAAGTATTCTTGAGCTTCATATAAAGGAATCATTCTTAAACTAGGACTATTCACTGAAAAAGAGATGTGAAATAACTGATTAGAAGGCAAATTCTAAAATTTTccaaattcatgaaaattaccCGAACACTGAAGATGTTGACTGTAATCCAAATTCTTCTGAAAAGGGTGCAACTGCAGGACTCATCACCTCTCCCCGTGCGAGGATGAACTAAGcttaataaaatgtttaaaatacccTTATCCAAAGacgaacaaacatgaaaaaaaatgtcatgaaatATCACTCATTAAATGAGAAACACTTCACTAATCCGCATAATTACTAGGTCTATTCAACGCCAAATCCTCACTCTCTCATCGCAGGCCCTAAAGATTCGTGTGAACCCTCTGTACCTGATGTTACCTGCCACCATTTGCTGTTCGTACGCCTTCATGCTTCCGGTAGCAACTGCGCCTAATGCTATTGTCTTCAACGCAGTCAACATGAAAAGTACCGATATGGTGAGTTTCTCCTAATGCAAAAGATAAAGTCCGACAAAAATGAAGTCGTTCGTTATTGTAATTGTGAATGCTGTTATTTTCAAGGCGAACAGTACTTCGCCAATGAACACCTCAGGCAACTGAGAATCAATAAAGTGTGGTTATAATATGTCAAGTTTTGCAAGTCTAGACTAAATGTGGCTGCATGAAATGCTACCTTTGAAATATCTATGCATCCCCTTGataaaaagtaaatgcaactataagtaaaatataatcaAGAATCAAATCTGGGGTGACCTGTCGTATGTGAACTTACAATAGGTGAAAATTACTTTATAGTGAGTCTTTTAAGCATCGTACAATTTCATTGATGTAACCTGACATCTACTTTTTTCTTTCAGATGAAAGCCGGATTTGTTATGAACATACTGTGTATCCTGGTTATCAACATTATGATCAACACGTTAGGATCCTATATGTTTGATCTTCATAACATGCCACCGTGGACTGCAACTTAACAGTTGAGGCCCATTTAAATTATTCatctatcattatattattaatttcatattatattattcattttgccAATCCTAAATCGACGAAAACTCTGTGATATTCCTGCTAACCTTAagacaagaaagagagaaggacGCATTTGCCTCCGGTAAGTACAAATTATTAGTGAGCGATTTTTCAGTTCCTTAGGTTATTTCGTGGAGGTCCTGACGTCTTCTGGGTTCTCTCAGCGCTGAAACGTCTTCAGAAATAATATGTTTGCCATATTCAGAAACAAACCCTCTTTACCACCTCGCCTTATCTTTTTTTgccattcattttctttcaacAGCAGAGGGAAAAGCTGATCAcacttggtttgtttgtttgccttGAAGCTACTAAATGAAATCAGCAATCAAAGGCGCTAGTTCGGGAATGGCTGAATTTTAATAATACACGTTAGACCATTTGCAATAATTTGATCTATCAAGAAAGGACTTGCGTGATTTTAACTCAGAATAGATTGTGCACTTACGCCCATTTCTAGTGACATCTGCCTTGGGGAAATCTCTTCAGAAATTCTGCGAACTCCGCCCATACGGAACTCCCAAGAAACCTCGCTTACGAAAAAAATGACAAGCGATTTAACTACCAGGGACCTGTTACTAAAGACGCCTAATTGTTCATCTTCACTAGTTATAACCGCAATAAATTGGGTGCCAAAATTTCCTGTAtttgagattcatttgttgtatAAATACATGCTAAACTTTTCAACTAGCACTATGAAAATAACGGGTTAATATTGTCAGCACCGACACTTCAAACGCAACTTCACGTTCGATTGCCTATATTCGTAACGTTTTCATTATCGTCGATCAACTGAGACAATTGCTTTTCAAAACTCGCCATCGTTCACCCTTTAAAAATATCGTATTCTTTGACTGAATAAGACTGATCAGTCTTTAGAGGTGACTGAACCTTTCGGTATTTAGTGCCGTTGCAACGGCCATGAGTATGCAATCTCATGCATCCATTTCACTTTGTGACGTCGTGTACAGGAATTTCTTGCACAGTTATCGAGAAACTGACATTCTCTAGAAGGTTATCATTTTTTCACATGTACCCAACCATTTTCTTTCTGGCATAATCTTAAGGTTTCTGGTGCTAAACATCAAAGATATTCCATAGATCATTATAAAAGATTGTTGCACATCTTTTTTACAGTATATACATTTGGCATAAGCACAGATGTTTTAACTACACATCATATATCCTGAAAGGCTGTGAAGCTATTACAGGAACATGTTGAGGAGTTTAGGCAGAGGTATTGTACATTCATGACGTTATTAAACAACCGTTTGACATGTTACTACGtaaataaaggttattttttaattgaatttttaccTTCTCCTTGTATGAGCTACAGACAGATGTTATCATGTGAATTTGCCTGTAAAACTAGAACCTGCAGAAATAATGGCGAAAAcaactactatgaaattcagggcctctgtaacacggttttttggattttgctccttatcaaagcatcggaggtagctgaaagttgacatatgtatattttacaactacacacaaattttgtcagcattatcaataacctaaacccgatagttttaatttttatagagtaaaaatgatctagccgacgccaaggccaatgattgcgagccaagagttgaaaaacattcattacgtaagcaaggtaaacatcgttttacgaaatgttgccccgcccatccactagacagaaatccattcaccttattccatcagctctgaaacccatagtagtcaagaatggctaacaggatttggaattgtccccgtggttgcaaaactgcatttgtcttacgacttgcaactttatacagtcaagagaaagcccgtggctatacttactatagtctgaataggtaattattcagtttctagtttaaatccaatgtttatggtctgatttgtatttagcgtaacgtgattataatacttgtaatgtcattcaggatttcgaaca from Macrobrachium nipponense isolate FS-2020 chromosome 22, ASM1510439v2, whole genome shotgun sequence includes the following:
- the LOC135198229 gene encoding solute carrier family 13 member 2-like, translating into MERDTHFEKQNILRSIDDATPVMLIVFLLFALPSRFEVPWSKDYKNNPPKKGPQPCLTWAPVHEKIPWNVVLLLGGGFAIAEAAKQSGLSAWLGVQFEGLQVLPKEAIVLLISLLTAMITEVASNTATASVLLPVLKEMALKIRVNPLYLMLPATICCSYAFMLPVATAPNAIVFNAVNMKSTDMMKAGFVMNILCILVINIMINTLGSYMFDLHNMPPWTAT